From the genome of Longispora fulva:
GCGCCCGACAACGTGCTGTACGGAGGCGAGTACTTCACGGAGTACATCTTCCGCCAGCCGCGGGGTGCCGACGAAGTTCAGGGCGTCATGGAGGCTGCTCGGTTGGACCCTTTCGCTGGCTACGCGTGCGACGGGAACGACCATTGGACTCCCCCATCGGTCCGCGCCTGGTGGGAGTCCCGGAGCTGGGTCATAGACAGCGTGACCGAGAGCCTGAGGGTTCTGGAGTCCGAGGAACGTGCGGCGTCCCGGGACGCGGCCGAGGGCGCGCGTCAGTTCCTCGCCTACATCGGGACCGGCCTCGAGGACGACCTGCGTGCCTACGCCGTGCTGCTCGGGGGTGTGGACGACGACTGGTGACCCGGCACACTGGCCAGCCCGGGAGGGCGGCGGAACCTTCCGCGTTGCGCGTACCGGTCAGGTTCGGGCCCCGGTGATCAGGGCGTGCACCTTGTCGATCGGGCCGACGTTGCGCAGGACCACCGACGGGTACGTCCCGTACCGGCGCTTGCCCTGCCACACCGACACCACTGTGTCCCACGCGCTCGGGAACCGGCCGAACGCGATCGAGCCGGCCCCGTCGGCGCCCGGCCGGACGACCGGCGGGAACAGCACGTCATGCGGCACCGAGGCGGAGGATCTGTCGGTCTCCGTGCAGATGTTGCGGTCCGTCACCGTGTACCAGGTCTTGCTCAGCCACACCGCCCGCACCAACGGGTGACCCAGCGTCAGGACCGTGCCGACGAGCAGGCCGCTGAGCCGCCACGCGAAGGAGATCGGGTTCGCGGGGATGCCGCCCACGGCCAGGAGCCCGACCCAGCAGGCCAGCCACCCGACGCCCAGCACCATGACCAGCCAGTCGGACCGTTCGACGAACACGAGCCGTTCAGGCCGGCCCCGCCACAACACGTTCTCGCACTCGACCTCGTCGAGTCCCCCGCTGCCCAGAGTCATGCGGCCCAGTATGGGGAATCGGGCCGGGCCCCACCACCCGGTGTCGGCGACGTCGCAGCGCCCCAGCGCCTCAGGGGAGTTTGCCGGCCAGCCAGTTGTCGATCATCATCCGGGAGATCGAGATCCGGGCCGGCAGCAGCACGTCACTGGACCGCAGTTCGGCCCGGGTGCGCCATTCCGCCTCCGCGATCTCCGCCGGGTCCAGCACGAGTGGCTGGTCCGGATCCGCCAGGGCCGTGAAGCCCACCATCAGCTCGTCGGCGAAGGGCCAGCCCTCGCTCGCCACGTACCGGATGTCGGAGACCACGACGCCCAGCTCCTCGAAGGACTCCCGGGCCACGGTGCCCTCCAGGCTCTCGCCCGGGGAGACGAACCCGGCGGTGACCGAGCGGACGTTCCCCGGGCGTGCCACGTTGCGCGACAGCAGGATGCGGCCGTTGTCGCCCGTGACCCCGTCGTGGATGAGCACCAGGACGGCCGGGTTGGTCCGGGGCCAGGTCAGGTCGCCGGCCTCGGTCTGCTGTACCCAGCCGGCGTGCACCGGCCGGGTCGGGTGGCCGGTGCGGGGGTGGAACAGGTGGCTCTCGTGCCAGTTGGCCAGGGCGACGGCTGCCAGGGCCAGCTCGACGAAGAGGTCCGACGGCGGGTCGAGGAGCACCTCGCGGAGCAGGGTCATGTCCGGCACCTCGGACATCACGGCGAAGTAGGGCGTGCCCTCCCCGTCGACACCGAGGAACAGCCGCGCCGCGGCGTCCGCCGACGCCAGCCCACCGCCCGGCAACCCCGAGGGGGTGTCGGACATCGCCGACACCCGGCCGCCGTGTACCGCGAAGACCCGGGCGCGACCCCAGGCCTCCGCTAACCACTCAGGGTCGGTGCGCCGGAACTCCGAACGGTCGATCATGCCCGGACGACTCCGGCGAGGGCCCGCAGGGACGGCTCGACGACGTCCGCCTCGCCGAGGATGACGATCGCGGCGTTCGCCGGGGCGAGGTAGCGCGCGGACGCGGCGGCGACCTGCTCCAGGGTGGTGTTCGCGAGCCGGTCGCAGTGCGCGGCCAGCCAGTCGAGGTCGAGGCCGAAGCCCTCCAGCATGGACGTGAGGCTCGCGATGCCGGCCTGGGTGGCCATGCCGAGCCGGAGGCTGCCCAGCGCGTACTCCCGGGCCTGTTCGAGCTCCTCGGCCTCGGGGGGCAGGACGGACATCCGGCCCAGCTCGTACAGCGTCTCCAGCAGGGCCGGGGCCGTGACCTCGGTGGCCACGTCCGCCGTGATCATGACCGTGGAACCGGCCAGGGAGTGCTCGACGCCGGAGTGCGGGGAGTAGGTGTAACCCTTGTCCTCGCGGATGTTGCCGACCAGCCGGGACGAGAAGTATCCCCCGAAGACCAGGTTGGCGAGGGTGAGCGCCGGGTGGTCCGGGTGGCTGCGCGGCACGCCGGGCAGGGCGATCCGCAGACAGGACTGCACCGAG
Proteins encoded in this window:
- the nudC gene encoding NAD(+) diphosphatase, which produces MIDRSEFRRTDPEWLAEAWGRARVFAVHGGRVSAMSDTPSGLPGGGLASADAAARLFLGVDGEGTPYFAVMSEVPDMTLLREVLLDPPSDLFVELALAAVALANWHESHLFHPRTGHPTRPVHAGWVQQTEAGDLTWPRTNPAVLVLIHDGVTGDNGRILLSRNVARPGNVRSVTAGFVSPGESLEGTVARESFEELGVVVSDIRYVASEGWPFADELMVGFTALADPDQPLVLDPAEIAEAEWRTRAELRSSDVLLPARISISRMMIDNWLAGKLP